A genomic stretch from Fusarium musae strain F31 chromosome 9, whole genome shotgun sequence includes:
- a CDS encoding hypothetical protein (EggNog:ENOG41), with translation MASILSLPLHLIADILRLLDNIQELPPILLSHRIFYSALLDTPSLPVDIIRSQIPDNLLPLAFTAFKSQKSVRETNCISVQEFLTHYYNNSARNVDGSQLHLTVGEATEVVRVNDALSGLRDEFSLCSLRRLHGVNQDASLKSGQGLSPGEYYRISRALYRFQIYRNLFLDKEQELDLFPSYDDDQDEDSSFDNELKKLFFDRHSPWVNEQLACVYDFLETRVTGVVNGFQWGDNLTEWLAEKTRSFEEQKCMSLDITRLSQLLKASTYEEWQASLGEAISPCQNRLEEDLEEFNRGRRPNGHKEVWRAEDIERLAREVDADEAFTDDQPRQTWMKVHYDHAHERYRLGEHTFAPMRFIFGMRRIGYVMWDAERMKNDACKVTLNKAYQGDAIF, from the exons TGGCTTCAATATTGTCCTTGCCGCTTCATCTTATCGCTGATATTCTGCGTCTGTTGGATAACATTCAAGAGCTTCCTCCCATTCTGCTAAGTCATCGAATATTCTACTCTGCTCTTTTGGATACACCAAGTCTGCCCGTGGATATCATTCGCAGTCAGATTCCCGACAACCTGCTTCCGTTGGCCTTTACCGCATTCAAGTCGCAAAAGTCGGTAAGGGAAACAAACTGTATAAGCGTGCAAGAGTTTTTGACTCATTACTACAACAATTCTGCACGGAATGTGGACGGTAGTCAACTTCACTTGACAGTAGGTGAAGCCACTGAGGTTGTCAGAGTCAATGATGCATTGTCGGGCTTAAGGGATGAGTTTTCTCTGTGTTCCCTAAGGAGGCTTCATGGTGTAAACCAAGATGCATCCCTTAAGAGTGGCCAAGGTCTCTCTCCTGGCGAGTACTATCGAATCTCTCGCGCACTCTATCGATTCCAGATATATCGAAACCTTTTCCTCGACAAGGAGCAGGAACTTGATCTTTTCCCTTCTTATGACGATGATCAAGACGAAGATTCGAGCTTCGACAACGAACTGAAAAAGCTGTTCTTCGATCGGCATTCACCATGGGTCAATGAACAACTGGCTTGTGTTTATGACTTTCTTGAAACAAGAGTAACGGGTG TTGTCAATGGCTTTCAATGGGGAGACAATCTTACCGAATGGCTAGCTGAAAAGACTCGATCGTTTGAGGAGCAGAAATGC ATGTCCCTCGATATTACTCGTCTcagtcagcttctcaaggcctCAACCTACGAAGAGTGGCAAGCGTCGCTTGGTGAGGCTATTAGTCCTTGCCAAAAtaggcttgaagaagatcttgaggagTTCAACCGTGGAAGAAGGCCGAATGGACATAAAGAAGTCTGGCGAGCTGAAGATATCGAAAGACTAGCCAGGGAAGTTGACGCTGACGAAGCGTTTACTGATGATCAACCAAGACAGACATGGATGAAAGTACACTATGATCATGCGCATGAGAGATATCGCTTAGGAGAGCACACGTTTGCCCCAATGAGGTTTATCTTCGGCATGAGGAGAATCGGTTACGTCATGTGGGATGCAGAGAGAATGAAGAATGATGCCTGTAAAGTCACCTTGAATAAGGCGTACCAAGGCGATGCTATTTTCTAG